The Actinocatenispora sera genome has a window encoding:
- a CDS encoding DUF4395 domain-containing protein, with protein sequence MSEPAGPPPSARPAAGLLDPRGPRFGAWVTTAVFVAVLVLAFASPLAAAIVAGVQTVVFAIGAFAGPRSAPYGLVYRYAIAPRRGRPSELEPVAPVRFAQAVGLVFGALATVGFGTGVVALGVVAAALALVAAFLNAAFGLCLGCEVYLLYRRATHRPLAARVHPSTP encoded by the coding sequence GTGTCCGAACCCGCCGGGCCGCCCCCGTCGGCCCGGCCGGCCGCCGGGCTGCTCGATCCGCGTGGCCCGCGGTTCGGTGCCTGGGTGACCACCGCGGTGTTCGTCGCCGTCCTGGTACTCGCGTTCGCCTCGCCGCTCGCCGCCGCGATAGTGGCCGGCGTGCAGACGGTCGTGTTCGCGATCGGCGCCTTCGCCGGGCCCAGGTCCGCGCCGTACGGGCTGGTGTACCGCTACGCGATCGCCCCGCGCCGGGGCCGCCCGAGCGAGCTGGAGCCGGTCGCGCCGGTGCGGTTCGCGCAGGCGGTCGGGCTGGTGTTCGGGGCGCTCGCCACCGTCGGGTTCGGTACCGGAGTCGTCGCGCTGGGCGTCGTCGCCGCCGCGCTGGCGCTGGTCGCGGCGTTCCTGAACGCCGCGTTCGGGTTGTGCCTCGGCTGCGAGGTCTACCTGCTGTACCGGCGGGCCACCCACCGCCCGCTCGCCGCCCGTGTCCATCCATCGACCCCCTGA
- a CDS encoding thioredoxin family protein, which produces MPSWVTGVVVAAVVLAAATVAGLLWQRRNGRLRAVEGGPAVTEQDAEAGVLARLGVPADAPVTLLQFSSAFCAPCRATRRICAEVGDQLDGVVHVEVDAESHLDEVRALNVLRTPTLFVVGAGRQIVQRASGAPSKPQLIAAIAPLLTAPAGAGQTS; this is translated from the coding sequence GTGCCGAGCTGGGTGACGGGTGTCGTGGTCGCGGCGGTGGTGTTGGCCGCCGCGACGGTGGCCGGCCTGCTCTGGCAGCGCCGCAACGGTCGGTTGCGCGCGGTGGAGGGGGGCCCGGCGGTGACGGAACAGGATGCCGAGGCCGGCGTGCTGGCCCGGCTCGGCGTGCCGGCGGACGCGCCGGTGACGCTGCTGCAGTTCTCCTCCGCGTTCTGCGCGCCGTGCCGCGCCACCCGGCGGATCTGCGCCGAGGTGGGCGACCAGCTCGACGGCGTGGTGCACGTCGAGGTCGACGCGGAGAGCCACCTCGACGAGGTGCGCGCGCTGAACGTGCTGCGCACCCCGACGCTGTTCGTGGTCGGTGCGGGCCGGCAGATCGTGCAGCGGGCCAGCGGCGCGCCGAGCAAGCCGCAGCTGATCGCCGCGATCGCTCCGCTGCTCACCGCGCCCGCGGGCGCGGGCCAGACCTCCTGA
- a CDS encoding aminotransferase class IV — protein MERVVAVLGRGVIPATTPILRADDLGAARGDGVFETMHVRSGRPWLLDDHLDRMAGSAARLDLDLPPRAELVGLADTLCAQWPAGTEGALKIICTRGPEDGDGITCYGTLTAVPDSTHAVRRNGLRLGTLNLGLASDARSAAPWLLGGAKTLSYAMNMACQRWAAAAGLDDVLWVSSDGYLLEAPTSTLVWLEHRTLYTVPQATGILSGTTARWLLDHVDALGWHAGERMVRQDELERASGVWLTSSVRGIVAVRELDGVKFTEPAPTETLRDLLGFQA, from the coding sequence GTGGAACGAGTCGTCGCGGTCCTGGGCCGCGGAGTCATACCTGCGACCACACCGATCCTTCGCGCCGACGACCTCGGCGCGGCGCGTGGTGACGGCGTGTTCGAGACCATGCACGTACGGTCCGGTCGTCCGTGGCTCCTCGACGACCACCTGGACCGGATGGCCGGTTCGGCCGCCCGGCTCGACCTCGATCTCCCGCCCCGCGCCGAGCTGGTCGGCCTCGCCGACACCCTCTGCGCGCAGTGGCCGGCCGGCACCGAGGGCGCGCTGAAGATCATCTGCACCCGCGGTCCCGAGGACGGCGACGGCATCACCTGCTACGGCACCCTGACCGCGGTCCCGGACAGCACTCACGCGGTGCGCCGCAACGGGCTGCGCCTCGGCACCCTCAACCTCGGGCTCGCGTCCGACGCCCGGTCCGCGGCGCCGTGGCTGCTCGGCGGCGCGAAGACCCTGTCGTACGCGATGAACATGGCCTGCCAGCGCTGGGCCGCGGCGGCCGGCCTGGACGACGTGCTGTGGGTGTCGTCCGACGGCTACCTGCTGGAGGCGCCGACCTCGACGCTGGTCTGGCTGGAGCACCGCACCCTCTACACCGTGCCGCAGGCGACCGGCATCCTGTCCGGCACCACGGCGCGCTGGCTGCTCGACCACGTCGACGCGCTCGGCTGGCACGCCGGCGAGCGGATGGTCCGGCAGGACGAGCTGGAGCGCGCCAGCGGCGTCTGGCTGACCTCCAGCGTCCGCGGCATCGTCGCGGTCCGCGAACTCGACGGCGTCAAGTTCACCGAACCCGCCCCCACCGAAACGCTCCGCGACCTGTTGGGTTTCCAGGCCTGA
- the mtfM gene encoding small membrane protein MtfM yields MVELGFVSLLVVLFGVLAGTFGYLAVRIGRAR; encoded by the coding sequence GTGGTCGAGCTGGGATTCGTGAGCCTGCTGGTGGTGCTGTTCGGCGTGCTCGCCGGCACGTTCGGATATCTCGCGGTACGGATCGGGAGGGCGCGGTGA
- a CDS encoding Na+/H+ antiporter yields MSQLGVVFLLAIATILITPLAERLKLPYPVLITVFGLILAVIPNSIVPALKLEPDLILPLVLPPLLYAATQRSSWRSFVANARPILLLAVALVFVSTAAVAAVASALMPGLPLAGAIALGAIVAAPDAAAATSVANRLNLPRRLVALIEGEGLFNDVTALTLYQVAVAGVVTGSFSALRVGGLFVYSAVAATVIGLLVGVLSRYLLRWLPTATLQSGLSLLVPFVSYVAADRLEASGVLAVLATGFYLGHFASNPDDAEGRLQSRSFWEVVELLVTGFAFGLIGLELTEVLPELRHHLLHPLIDAGIVCVVVIGVRIGWMLFAGLLSHTRRRIRTYAGVEPSGVRSWRESAVLAWSGMRGVVTVATALALPLDFPQRANILLIAFAVILVTLVVQGLTLPTLVRGLGVQASSEKQRKAELTITGAAAKAALTRLQELTDSGDVPPELYDRLQSWYQAVLNRMRSGEDRDDDPELARRLAMRHELVGLEAELLSAARRAVLAARQQGADPEAADHVLRRLDLRAIQRT; encoded by the coding sequence ATGAGCCAGCTTGGGGTCGTGTTCTTGCTGGCCATTGCGACGATCCTGATCACGCCGCTGGCCGAGCGGCTGAAGCTGCCGTACCCGGTGCTGATCACCGTGTTCGGCCTGATCCTCGCGGTCATCCCGAACTCGATCGTGCCGGCGCTCAAGCTCGAACCGGACCTGATCCTGCCGCTGGTGCTGCCGCCGCTGCTGTACGCGGCGACCCAGCGCAGTTCGTGGCGCAGCTTCGTGGCGAACGCCCGGCCGATCCTGCTGCTCGCGGTGGCCCTGGTGTTCGTCAGTACCGCCGCCGTCGCCGCGGTGGCGTCCGCGCTGATGCCCGGCCTGCCGCTGGCCGGCGCGATCGCGCTGGGTGCGATCGTCGCGGCACCCGACGCGGCGGCCGCCACCTCGGTGGCGAACCGGCTCAACCTGCCGCGCCGGCTGGTCGCGCTGATCGAGGGCGAGGGGCTGTTCAACGACGTCACCGCGCTCACGCTGTACCAGGTGGCGGTGGCCGGCGTGGTCACGGGCTCGTTCTCGGCGCTGCGGGTCGGCGGCCTGTTCGTCTACTCGGCGGTCGCCGCCACGGTGATCGGGCTGCTCGTCGGCGTGCTCAGCCGGTACCTGCTGCGGTGGCTGCCGACGGCGACGTTGCAGAGCGGGCTGTCGCTGCTGGTGCCGTTCGTGTCGTACGTGGCGGCCGACCGGCTGGAGGCGTCCGGGGTGCTGGCGGTCCTCGCCACCGGCTTCTACCTGGGGCACTTCGCCTCCAATCCGGACGACGCCGAGGGACGGCTGCAGAGCCGGTCGTTCTGGGAGGTCGTGGAGCTGCTGGTGACCGGGTTCGCGTTCGGGCTGATCGGCCTGGAGCTGACCGAGGTACTGCCGGAGTTGCGACACCACCTGCTGCATCCGCTGATCGACGCGGGGATCGTGTGCGTCGTCGTGATCGGCGTACGGATCGGCTGGATGCTGTTCGCCGGCCTGCTGTCGCACACCCGGCGGCGCATCCGTACCTACGCCGGCGTCGAACCGAGCGGCGTGCGCAGCTGGCGGGAGAGCGCCGTGCTGGCCTGGTCCGGGATGCGCGGCGTGGTCACCGTGGCGACCGCGCTGGCGCTGCCGCTGGACTTCCCGCAGCGGGCGAACATCCTGCTGATCGCGTTCGCGGTGATCCTGGTGACGCTGGTGGTGCAGGGGCTGACGCTGCCGACACTGGTGCGGGGGCTGGGCGTGCAGGCGAGCAGCGAGAAGCAGCGCAAGGCAGAGCTGACGATCACCGGCGCCGCGGCCAAGGCGGCGCTGACCCGGCTGCAGGAGCTCACCGACTCCGGCGATGTTCCGCCGGAGCTGTACGACCGGCTGCAGTCCTGGTACCAGGCGGTGCTGAACCGGATGCGCAGCGGCGAGGACCGCGACGACGACCCGGAGCTGGCCCGCCGGCTGGCAATGCGGCACGAGCTGGTCGGGCTGGAGGCCGAACTGCTGTCCGCGGCCCGCCGCGCGGTGCTGGCGGCCCGCCAGCAGGGCGCCGACCCGGAGGCCGCCGACCACGTCCTGCGCCGCCTCGACCTGCGCGCCATCCAACGAACCTGA
- a CDS encoding DUF1416 domain-containing protein, translating into MTAQQASLTVAGCGAPDQAAALPASVDLTKETVIAGTVTADGATVSGAYVRLLDGTGEFTAEVVASDDGAFRFFAAPGAWTVRALSRAGNGDVPVTADRGLNEVEVAVAR; encoded by the coding sequence ATGACCGCACAGCAGGCATCGCTCACCGTGGCCGGTTGCGGCGCACCCGACCAGGCGGCAGCGCTGCCGGCCAGCGTCGACCTGACCAAGGAGACCGTCATCGCCGGTACCGTCACCGCCGACGGCGCCACGGTGTCCGGCGCCTACGTACGGCTGCTGGACGGCACCGGCGAGTTCACCGCGGAGGTCGTGGCGTCCGACGACGGTGCCTTCCGGTTCTTCGCCGCGCCCGGCGCCTGGACCGTACGGGCGCTGTCCCGGGCCGGCAACGGCGACGTGCCGGTGACCGCCGACCGCGGCCTCAACGAGGTCGAGGTCGCCGTCGCCCGCTGA
- a CDS encoding ABC transporter ATP-binding protein, which translates to MQNTDAVRFRGVSFRYGQVRAVSDLDLTIGRGQTVALLGPNGAGKSTSIAMMLGLLAPDTGRVELFGTSPNAASTAGKVGAMLQETELLPRVTVAELLGFVRGLYPNPMPFDELVRLADLDGLTGRRLEKLSGGQSQRVKFAAAIAGRPELLVLDEPTAAMDVESRHGFWRAMRRYARAGHTVLFSTHYVEEADESADRVVVIAGGRLIADGTPAAIRRSVATHNVGIAVPANGTAGLDRLPAVTAVEIRGDRAYLATDDADATVLALAESGLLRELEVRGARLEDAYLALTAEHGTEAILEGAQR; encoded by the coding sequence ATGCAGAACACGGATGCGGTGCGGTTTCGCGGAGTGTCCTTCCGCTACGGCCAGGTACGGGCGGTGTCCGACCTGGACCTGACCATCGGTCGTGGCCAGACGGTGGCCCTGCTCGGCCCGAACGGCGCGGGCAAGTCGACCTCGATCGCGATGATGCTCGGCCTGCTCGCCCCGGACACCGGCCGGGTCGAGCTGTTCGGTACCAGCCCGAACGCGGCCAGCACGGCCGGCAAGGTCGGCGCCATGCTGCAGGAGACGGAGCTGCTGCCCCGGGTCACCGTGGCCGAGCTGCTCGGCTTCGTCCGCGGGCTCTACCCGAACCCGATGCCGTTCGACGAGCTGGTCCGGCTGGCCGACCTGGACGGCCTGACCGGCCGGCGGCTGGAGAAGCTGTCCGGCGGCCAGTCGCAGCGGGTGAAGTTCGCCGCCGCCATCGCCGGCCGGCCGGAGCTGCTGGTGCTGGACGAGCCGACCGCGGCGATGGATGTCGAGTCCCGGCACGGTTTCTGGCGCGCGATGCGCCGGTACGCCCGGGCCGGGCACACGGTGCTGTTCTCCACCCACTACGTGGAGGAGGCGGACGAGAGCGCCGACCGGGTCGTGGTGATCGCCGGCGGTCGGCTGATCGCCGACGGCACCCCGGCCGCGATCCGCCGCTCGGTTGCCACCCACAACGTCGGCATCGCCGTACCCGCGAACGGCACCGCCGGGCTGGACCGGCTGCCGGCCGTCACCGCGGTGGAGATCCGCGGCGACCGCGCCTACCTGGCCACCGACGACGCGGACGCCACCGTACTGGCCCTCGCCGAGTCCGGCCTGCTGCGCGAGCTGGAGGTCCGCGGCGCCCGGCTGGAGGACGCCTACCTCGCCCTGACCGCCGAGCACGGCACCGAAGCGATCCTCGAAGGAGCACAGCGATGA
- a CDS encoding FABP family protein gives MSENSGADGTSTQQPGLPPGFPSQTAPAYPYEETHDLRVGPDLHPSLLGLLPYVGVWRGWGKGGYPTIEDFDFAQEIRFSHDGRPFLYYESRSWLVDAERKPIRPAAREVGWWRPQVGPNGARDGDEIEVELAHPTGIMELYLGRMTGTQVELGTDAVLRSGTAKDVSAGHRLYGIVEGALLYAYDMTAMGQESSPHLSARLERVAG, from the coding sequence GTGAGCGAGAACAGCGGCGCGGACGGCACGAGCACGCAGCAGCCGGGTCTGCCGCCGGGCTTCCCGAGCCAGACCGCGCCGGCGTACCCGTACGAGGAGACGCACGACCTGCGCGTCGGCCCGGACCTGCATCCGTCGCTGCTCGGCCTGCTGCCGTACGTCGGGGTGTGGCGCGGCTGGGGCAAGGGCGGCTACCCGACGATCGAGGACTTCGACTTCGCCCAGGAGATCCGGTTCAGCCACGACGGCCGGCCGTTCCTCTACTACGAGTCGCGGTCCTGGCTGGTGGACGCGGAGCGTAAGCCGATCCGTCCGGCGGCCCGCGAGGTCGGCTGGTGGCGGCCGCAGGTCGGCCCGAACGGCGCCCGCGACGGCGACGAGATCGAGGTCGAGCTGGCGCACCCGACCGGCATCATGGAGCTCTACCTGGGCCGGATGACCGGTACCCAGGTCGAGCTGGGCACCGACGCGGTGTTGCGGTCCGGCACCGCCAAGGACGTCTCCGCCGGCCACCGGCTGTACGGGATCGTCGAGGGCGCCCTGCTCTACGCGTACGACATGACTGCGATGGGCCAGGAATCCAGCCCGCACCTGTCCGCCCGTCTGGAACGCGTGGCGGGCTGA
- a CDS encoding LmeA family phospholipid-binding protein codes for MVVYAKPKRTRRKAPIVLLVLLIVLVLLLVAADRVGHSVADDKLADQVAAQAQSKDVKLGVPPTADITGFPFLTQVAAGKYDKILVHMRDVTVQSYAIPKLDITANGVHAKTSDVLNGNGPITADTVSGTATVGWGYVNQAAKEQLEQDQVKDVQLSGHDGALDVRMTVTVLGQDLQLAGTAKPTLNDDGKSLRVSFAGLHTTGKLPDAAKNILDGVLQQLGLQIKLPTLPYGLKLTHVDPQSDGLLVTATAENVTLAE; via the coding sequence GTGGTTGTGTACGCGAAACCCAAGCGCACCCGGCGCAAGGCGCCGATCGTCCTGCTCGTGCTGCTGATCGTGCTCGTGCTGCTGCTCGTCGCGGCAGACCGCGTCGGCCACTCCGTCGCGGACGACAAGCTGGCCGACCAGGTCGCCGCCCAGGCGCAGAGCAAGGATGTCAAGCTCGGCGTGCCACCGACCGCCGACATCACCGGTTTCCCGTTCCTGACGCAGGTCGCGGCGGGCAAGTACGACAAGATCCTGGTGCACATGCGGGACGTGACGGTGCAGAGCTACGCGATCCCGAAGCTCGACATCACCGCCAACGGCGTGCACGCGAAGACCAGCGACGTGCTCAACGGCAACGGCCCGATCACCGCCGACACCGTCTCGGGTACCGCGACCGTCGGCTGGGGGTACGTCAATCAGGCGGCCAAGGAGCAGCTCGAGCAGGACCAGGTCAAGGACGTGCAGCTGTCCGGACACGACGGCGCGCTCGACGTGCGGATGACCGTCACCGTGCTCGGCCAGGATCTCCAACTCGCCGGTACCGCCAAGCCGACGCTCAACGACGACGGCAAGAGCCTGCGGGTCAGCTTCGCCGGCCTGCACACCACCGGCAAGCTGCCGGACGCGGCGAAGAACATCCTGGACGGCGTGCTCCAGCAGCTCGGCCTGCAGATCAAGCTGCCGACCCTGCCGTACGGGCTGAAGCTGACCCACGTGGACCCGCAGTCCGACGGGCTGCTGGTCACCGCCACGGCCGAGAACGTCACGCTCGCCGAGTGA
- the mshD gene encoding mycothiol synthase, with amino-acid sequence MSIGAADIAVTTVGQVSVDARDEVAELAEVAGIADGVAPLGESFRLRLAHGGTDVLHLLARAGTVLVGYAQLDVAAGEAELVVHPAYRRRGVGRTLLRALVEAAGADAPLSMWAHGDHPSATALGWPAGFRRYRVLWQLRRDLTGPMPEVAVPEGIRIRAFEPGVDEDAWLHVNGRAFADHPDQGRWTREDLLLREAEPWFDPAGFLLAEDAAGRLVGFHWTKVHDEGDHQVGEVYVLGIDPDAQGGGLGAALTAAGLRYLRDARGLATVLLYVDEDNPRAVALYRKAGFTQWVTDVALHRNAGD; translated from the coding sequence ATGAGTATCGGGGCCGCTGACATCGCGGTGACCACGGTCGGGCAGGTGTCCGTCGACGCGCGGGACGAGGTGGCGGAGCTGGCCGAGGTCGCCGGGATCGCCGATGGCGTCGCGCCACTCGGCGAGTCGTTCCGGCTGCGCCTGGCGCACGGCGGTACCGACGTGCTGCACCTGCTGGCGCGCGCCGGCACCGTGCTCGTCGGGTACGCGCAGCTCGACGTCGCCGCCGGCGAGGCGGAGCTGGTGGTGCACCCGGCGTACCGGCGGCGCGGGGTGGGACGAACCCTGCTGCGCGCGCTGGTCGAGGCGGCCGGTGCGGACGCGCCGCTGTCCATGTGGGCGCACGGCGACCATCCGTCGGCCACCGCGCTCGGCTGGCCGGCCGGCTTCCGACGGTACCGGGTGCTCTGGCAGCTGCGCCGGGACCTGACCGGGCCGATGCCGGAGGTGGCGGTACCGGAGGGGATCCGGATCCGCGCGTTCGAGCCCGGCGTGGACGAGGACGCCTGGCTGCACGTCAACGGGCGGGCCTTCGCGGACCATCCGGACCAGGGCCGGTGGACCCGGGAGGACCTGCTGCTGCGGGAGGCGGAGCCGTGGTTCGACCCGGCCGGCTTCCTGCTCGCCGAGGACGCCGCCGGCCGGCTGGTCGGCTTCCACTGGACGAAGGTGCACGACGAGGGCGACCATCAGGTCGGCGAGGTGTACGTGCTGGGCATCGACCCGGACGCGCAGGGCGGCGGCCTCGGTGCGGCGCTGACCGCGGCCGGGCTGCGCTACCTGCGGGACGCCCGCGGCCTGGCCACCGTGCTGCTCTACGTCGACGAGGACAACCCGCGCGCGGTGGCGCTGTACCGCAAGGCCGGCTTCACCCAGTGGGTCACCGACGTCGCCCTGCACCGCAACGCCGGCGACTGA
- a CDS encoding YgfZ/GcvT domain-containing protein, whose translation MLRLPGAVAADPTGPDAGVAAHYGDPMREQRTLAETVGLVDRSNRGVLQVPGADRLSWLHTLGSQHLERVDAPTGSELLLLSPHGHIEHHAVLAEFDQAVWLDTEPGAAGALLDFLTSMRFLLRVEPTDVTAGYAVVSLVGPDAPAALARLGVPELGPARVAAVPPAQFATGAVPPAPTSTFPVVALPGGGFARRMPDFGDAAVIDLVLPRPALAELPERLAVPVAGSWAYEALRVAAGRPRFGLDTDHRTIPAEGGLLASAVHLDKGCYRGQETVARVHNLGRPPRRTVLLHLDGIGEQLPAPGTPVLRDDRQVGVVGSAARHYELGPVTLALVKQNVPADAALRIGDANAAIDPDL comes from the coding sequence CTGCTGCGGCTACCCGGGGCGGTGGCCGCCGACCCGACCGGCCCGGACGCCGGCGTCGCCGCCCACTACGGCGACCCGATGCGCGAGCAGCGCACCCTGGCCGAGACGGTCGGGCTGGTCGACCGGAGCAACCGCGGGGTGCTCCAGGTGCCCGGCGCCGACCGGCTCAGCTGGCTGCACACCCTCGGCAGCCAGCACCTGGAGCGGGTCGACGCGCCGACCGGCAGCGAGCTGCTGCTGCTGTCCCCGCACGGGCACATCGAGCACCACGCCGTACTCGCCGAGTTCGACCAGGCCGTCTGGCTGGACACCGAGCCCGGCGCGGCCGGCGCGCTGCTGGACTTCCTCACCTCGATGCGGTTCCTGCTGCGGGTCGAGCCGACCGACGTCACCGCCGGGTACGCGGTGGTCAGCCTGGTCGGCCCGGACGCGCCGGCGGCACTGGCCCGGCTCGGCGTGCCCGAGCTGGGCCCGGCCCGGGTCGCCGCGGTACCGCCGGCTCAGTTCGCCACCGGCGCGGTGCCACCGGCGCCGACCTCGACGTTCCCGGTGGTCGCGCTGCCCGGCGGCGGGTTCGCCCGGCGGATGCCGGACTTCGGCGACGCCGCGGTGATCGACCTGGTGCTGCCCCGCCCGGCGCTGGCCGAGCTGCCCGAGCGGCTGGCCGTCCCGGTCGCCGGCAGCTGGGCGTACGAGGCGTTGCGGGTCGCCGCCGGCCGCCCCCGGTTCGGCCTGGACACCGACCACCGCACCATCCCGGCCGAGGGCGGCCTGCTCGCCTCGGCGGTACACCTGGACAAGGGGTGCTACCGCGGCCAGGAGACGGTGGCCCGGGTGCACAACCTGGGCCGCCCGCCCCGCCGTACGGTGCTGCTGCACCTGGACGGGATCGGCGAGCAGCTGCCCGCCCCCGGTACTCCGGTGCTGCGGGACGACCGGCAGGTCGGCGTCGTCGGCAGCGCCGCCCGGCACTACGAGCTGGGCCCCGTCACCCTCGCCCTGGTCAAGCAGAACGTCCCCGCCGACGCCGCCCTGCGCATCGGTGACGCCAACGCCGCCATCGACCCCGACCTGTAG
- a CDS encoding sulfurtransferase, whose amino-acid sequence MSRDTALVSADWAEKNLGQPGIVFVEVDEDTTAYDGGHLPGAIKLDWKTDLQDPVRRDFVNQQQFEQLLSSRGIGNDDTVVLYGGNNNWFAAYAYWYFKLYGHGDVKLLDGGRKKWELDGRQLSTELPQRAATQYSAKPQDLSIRAFRDEVVDAIGVKNLIDVRSPDEYAGRLLAPAHLPQEQSQRAGHVPTAANVPWSKAANEDGTFKSDDELRALYIEAGLDSSKPTIAYCRIGERSSHTWFALHELLGEPDVKNYDGSWTEYGSLVGVPVALGDEPGSKEA is encoded by the coding sequence ATGAGTCGCGACACCGCACTCGTCTCGGCCGACTGGGCCGAAAAGAACCTCGGACAGCCGGGGATCGTCTTCGTCGAGGTCGACGAGGACACCACCGCCTACGACGGCGGCCACCTGCCGGGCGCGATCAAGCTCGACTGGAAGACCGACCTGCAGGACCCGGTACGCCGCGACTTCGTGAACCAGCAGCAGTTCGAGCAGCTGCTGTCCAGCCGGGGCATCGGCAACGACGACACCGTCGTGCTCTACGGCGGGAACAACAACTGGTTCGCCGCCTACGCCTACTGGTACTTCAAGCTGTACGGGCACGGCGACGTGAAGCTGCTCGACGGTGGCCGCAAGAAGTGGGAGCTGGACGGCCGGCAGCTGTCCACCGAGCTGCCGCAGCGCGCCGCCACGCAGTACTCCGCGAAGCCGCAGGACCTGTCGATCCGCGCGTTCCGGGACGAGGTCGTCGACGCGATCGGCGTCAAGAACCTGATCGACGTCCGCTCGCCCGACGAGTACGCCGGCCGGCTGCTCGCACCCGCGCACCTGCCCCAGGAGCAGTCGCAGCGCGCCGGGCACGTACCGACCGCGGCGAACGTGCCGTGGAGCAAGGCCGCCAACGAGGACGGCACCTTCAAGTCCGACGACGAACTGCGCGCCCTGTACATCGAGGCCGGGTTGGACAGCAGCAAGCCGACGATCGCGTACTGCCGGATCGGGGAGCGCTCGTCGCACACCTGGTTCGCGCTGCACGAACTGCTCGGCGAGCCCGACGTGAAGAACTACGACGGCTCGTGGACCGAGTACGGCTCGCTCGTCGGTGTGCCGGTCGCCCTCGGCGACGAGCCGGGCAGCAAGGAGGCCTGA
- a CDS encoding Fur family transcriptional regulator, translated as MAADTAPSLADVLRARGLRLTAQRQLVLEAVQRLGHATPEQVHQAVCATAAGVNITTIYRTLELLEGLGLVTHTHLSHGAPTYHVPGERSHLHLVCHRCGAIDEAPLSLMGPLAEQLLAERGFRLDIGHMALFGTCADCAEHPS; from the coding sequence ATGGCCGCTGACACCGCTCCGTCGCTCGCCGACGTGCTGCGCGCCCGGGGTCTTCGGCTCACCGCCCAGCGGCAGCTCGTGCTGGAGGCCGTCCAGCGGCTCGGCCACGCCACCCCGGAGCAGGTGCACCAGGCGGTCTGCGCGACGGCCGCGGGCGTCAACATCACCACCATCTACCGCACGCTGGAGCTGCTCGAGGGGCTCGGGCTCGTCACGCACACGCACCTCTCGCACGGGGCACCGACGTACCACGTGCCGGGCGAGCGGTCCCACCTGCACCTGGTCTGCCACCGGTGCGGTGCGATCGACGAGGCGCCGCTGTCGCTGATGGGCCCGCTCGCCGAACAGCTCCTCGCCGAACGCGGGTTCCGCCTCGACATCGGTCACATGGCGCTGTTCGGCACCTGCGCCGACTGCGCCGAGCACCCGTCGTGA
- a CDS encoding winged helix-turn-helix transcriptional regulator, with protein MLVLTDSADSADPAGAAPDRGDGNPVLPALDLLPHQVRAAELGISALLSGPTPDAVLVDARSDLAGARATCRLLAAAGQGVPLIAVVTGAGLIAVAADWGIDDVVLAGAEPAEVEARLRLAAGRAALAADGDAELVRSGDLVIDPATYSVRLRGTPLDLTYKEFELLKFLAQHPGRVFTRDQLLREVWGYDYFGGTRTVDVHVRRLRAKLGSEYESMIGTVRQVGYKFIAAQPPRQLPDTDPAPAPSIKTPAVDQGPR; from the coding sequence ATCCTCGTCCTCACCGACTCCGCCGACTCCGCCGACCCGGCCGGCGCGGCACCGGACCGCGGCGACGGCAATCCGGTGCTACCCGCCCTCGACCTGCTGCCGCACCAGGTCCGCGCGGCCGAACTCGGCATCTCCGCGCTGCTGTCCGGCCCGACGCCGGACGCGGTGCTGGTCGACGCCCGGTCCGACCTGGCCGGTGCCCGCGCCACCTGCCGGCTGCTCGCCGCGGCCGGGCAGGGCGTACCGCTGATCGCCGTCGTCACCGGCGCCGGGCTGATCGCCGTCGCCGCCGACTGGGGCATCGACGACGTGGTACTGGCCGGCGCCGAGCCGGCCGAGGTGGAGGCGCGGCTGCGGCTCGCGGCCGGCCGGGCCGCACTCGCCGCGGACGGTGACGCGGAGCTGGTGCGCTCCGGCGACCTGGTGATCGACCCGGCGACGTACTCGGTGCGGCTGCGCGGCACGCCGCTGGACCTCACGTACAAGGAGTTCGAGCTGCTGAAGTTCCTCGCCCAGCATCCGGGCCGGGTGTTCACCCGCGACCAGCTGCTGCGCGAGGTGTGGGGGTACGACTACTTCGGTGGCACCCGCACCGTCGACGTGCACGTACGGCGGCTGCGGGCCAAGCTCGGCAGCGAGTACGAGTCGATGATCGGCACGGTGCGGCAGGTAGGCTACAAGTTCATCGCCGCGCAGCCGCCCCGGCAACTCCCCGACACCGACCCCGCACCCGCTCCGTCGATCAAGACCCCCGCAGTCGATCAAGGCCCCCGGTAG